Proteins from a genomic interval of Piscinibacter sp. HJYY11:
- a CDS encoding cupin domain-containing protein, with translation MALPHAQPLDVIGVAPLGAALKDSVSTSLLKTRRLQLLHLVLPARRDQPEHHVDDECTIHCLEGDVEVRMPGGTRRLGPGQLVVLPAQQKHSLSARADSAVLVTLLLRDGDAGDGGGAGNQVPAD, from the coding sequence ATGGCATTGCCCCACGCCCAACCTCTCGACGTGATCGGCGTCGCGCCCCTCGGCGCGGCGTTGAAAGATTCCGTCAGCACCAGCCTGTTGAAGACCCGGCGGCTGCAGTTGCTGCACCTCGTGCTGCCGGCCCGGCGCGACCAGCCGGAGCATCACGTCGACGACGAGTGCACCATCCACTGCCTCGAAGGCGATGTGGAAGTCCGCATGCCCGGCGGCACACGAAGGCTCGGGCCCGGTCAGCTGGTCGTGCTGCCGGCGCAGCAGAAGCACTCGCTCAGCGCCCGTGCCGATTCAGCGGTCCTGGTGACGCTGTTGCTGCGTGACGGCGATGCGGGAGATGGTGGCGGCGCCGGCAACCAGGTTCCCGCCGACTGA
- a CDS encoding TetR/AcrR family transcriptional regulator has protein sequence MDTGTAILDAASALLEAHGPAGLTTRAICDAAGIKSPTLYHHFGDKDGLERALIQRGMADFMRRKQQAIASDDPLDQLRAGWDIALEFALKRPALYALLAHHARLEPALLEDAYAVMQARVQRLVDMGRLRGPVEATARTIWAASQGALSLVHRGLPRKEIEATSNVLFEAVIRALAQAQGGVGP, from the coding sequence ATGGACACTGGAACGGCAATACTCGACGCAGCCTCGGCCCTGCTCGAAGCGCACGGCCCCGCCGGGCTGACGACGCGCGCCATCTGCGACGCCGCCGGCATCAAGTCGCCCACGCTCTACCACCACTTCGGCGACAAGGACGGGCTGGAGCGCGCCCTCATCCAGCGCGGCATGGCCGACTTCATGCGGCGCAAGCAGCAGGCGATCGCGTCGGACGACCCGCTGGACCAGCTGCGCGCCGGGTGGGACATCGCGCTCGAATTCGCGCTCAAGCGCCCGGCCCTCTACGCGCTGCTGGCCCACCACGCCCGCCTGGAGCCGGCCCTGCTGGAAGACGCCTACGCCGTGATGCAGGCGCGGGTGCAACGCCTGGTCGACATGGGCCGGCTGCGCGGGCCTGTGGAGGCGACGGCGCGCACCATCTGGGCGGCCTCGCAAGGCGCGCTCTCGCTGGTGCACCGCGGCTTGCCGCGCAAGGAGATCGAAGCGACGAGCAACGTGCTCTTCGAGGCGGTGATCCGCGCGCTGGCGCAGGCACAGGGCGGTGTCGGCCCTTAG
- a CDS encoding NAD-dependent epimerase/dehydratase family protein: MTTTCLVTGGSGFVGGRLVERLVAQGWHVRALARSEEAARIVGRRGAQPVRGSLDDAASLAQACAGCDAVFHVAAHFKLWGDPAEFERSNVDGTAVLLQAAQSASVKRFVQLGAAAVVMGDMAPMLRANESLPRHERAWAPYSASKARSESLVLGANRPGVFETVVVRPPMIWGAGMPTLAHMVETVKAGQFRWVGDGSQAMSTAHVDNVCHALELAVHKGRGGEAYFVSDGADSTLKEVISGLLQTRGIAPPKASAPLPVAWVMASVMEWVWRTFSRQGEPPITRQMLRLIGAPFTVDIAKAQRELGYRPVVSREHGLRAMRAA; this comes from the coding sequence ATGACGACGACATGCCTCGTGACGGGTGGATCAGGTTTCGTGGGTGGCCGCTTGGTGGAACGACTGGTCGCCCAAGGGTGGCACGTACGAGCACTGGCACGCAGTGAAGAGGCGGCCCGGATTGTAGGCAGGCGGGGTGCGCAGCCGGTGCGTGGCTCGCTCGACGATGCAGCCTCGCTGGCGCAGGCCTGCGCAGGGTGCGACGCGGTCTTCCACGTCGCGGCGCACTTCAAGCTCTGGGGCGACCCGGCCGAGTTCGAGCGGTCCAACGTCGACGGCACGGCGGTGCTGTTGCAGGCGGCACAGAGCGCTTCGGTCAAGCGCTTCGTGCAGCTCGGCGCGGCGGCCGTGGTGATGGGTGACATGGCGCCGATGCTGCGCGCCAACGAATCGCTGCCGCGCCACGAGCGCGCCTGGGCGCCTTACAGCGCGTCGAAGGCGAGGAGCGAGTCGCTCGTGCTGGGCGCCAACCGGCCCGGCGTGTTCGAGACGGTGGTGGTGCGCCCGCCCATGATCTGGGGTGCGGGCATGCCGACGCTGGCGCACATGGTCGAGACGGTGAAGGCCGGGCAATTCCGCTGGGTCGGCGATGGCTCTCAGGCCATGTCCACGGCCCATGTCGACAACGTCTGCCACGCGCTCGAACTGGCGGTGCACAAGGGCCGCGGCGGCGAGGCCTATTTCGTGAGCGACGGCGCCGACAGCACGCTCAAGGAGGTGATCTCCGGTCTCTTGCAGACGCGCGGCATCGCGCCGCCCAAAGCCTCGGCCCCCTTGCCGGTGGCCTGGGTCATGGCGAGCGTGATGGAGTGGGTGTGGCGCACCTTCTCCCGCCAGGGCGAGCCGCCGATCACGCGCCAGATGCTCAGGTTGATCGGCGCGCCCTTCACGGTCGACATCGCCAAGGCGCAGCGTGAGCTGGGCTACCGGCCCGTGGTGTCGCGCGAGCATGGGCTGCGCGCCATGCGGGCGGCCTAG
- a CDS encoding SDR family NAD(P)-dependent oxidoreductase codes for MKLNLTDKVVVITGPAKGMGRAVTLAFAEEGCKLVLAGRDTAAIEPVAAEARAMGVPAIVVACDLTDDTQTEALAKHALEAFGRIDVLVNVAGGSGPIGKTGWETSAAEFNEIVELNMTGCFNTMHAVLPSMVAQRSGKIVNVGGTFGMRGRAGRMAYSASKWGLRGITKSFALEAGPHNINVNCVAPGMVDGPRFREKVCANMAKKLGITLEEAMERHAADYALKRVSQDEDVANACLFLASDVSRQITGVDLPVDGGWAML; via the coding sequence ATGAAATTGAACCTGACCGACAAGGTGGTCGTGATCACCGGCCCCGCCAAGGGCATGGGCCGCGCGGTGACGCTGGCCTTCGCCGAAGAAGGCTGCAAGCTCGTGCTGGCCGGCCGCGACACCGCCGCCATCGAGCCGGTGGCCGCCGAGGCGCGTGCGATGGGCGTGCCCGCCATCGTGGTGGCCTGCGACCTGACCGACGACACGCAGACCGAGGCCCTCGCCAAACACGCGCTGGAGGCCTTCGGCCGCATCGACGTGCTCGTCAACGTGGCCGGCGGCTCCGGCCCCATCGGCAAGACCGGCTGGGAGACGAGCGCGGCCGAGTTCAACGAGATCGTCGAGCTCAACATGACCGGCTGCTTCAACACCATGCATGCGGTGCTGCCGTCGATGGTCGCGCAGCGCAGCGGCAAGATCGTCAACGTGGGCGGCACCTTCGGCATGCGCGGCCGCGCCGGCCGCATGGCCTACTCGGCCTCGAAGTGGGGCCTGCGCGGCATCACCAAGAGCTTCGCGCTCGAGGCCGGCCCGCACAACATCAACGTCAACTGCGTCGCCCCCGGCATGGTCGACGGCCCGCGCTTCCGCGAGAAGGTCTGCGCCAACATGGCGAAGAAGCTGGGCATCACGCTCGAGGAGGCGATGGAACGCCACGCCGCCGATTACGCGCTCAAGCGTGTGTCGCAAGACGAAGACGTCGCCAACGCCTGCCTCTTCCTCGCGAGCGACGTCTCGCGCCAGATCACCGGCGTCGACCTCCCGGTCGATGGCGGCTGGGCCATGCTCTGA
- the allB gene encoding allantoinase AllB — MSHVDLVIRGGKIVSPEQIIDASIAIDDGRIVAIGHDDLMPSAKAELRADGLHLLPGAIDSHVHFRDPGYPHKETWKSGSAAAACGGVTTVFDMPNTKPATGTVEALQMKLRAAESSYVDFGIHALLGDDTIDCLEDLLDAGATSFKAFVGNTFGNLPAPTDGALLEGFEILAPLGIRTVVHAENSSIMARRQAKLEAAGRNDAWAHLASRPAVAEIEAIGRVLTLAEWTGARVHIAHHSAADSLYVLRDAKRRGVDVTVETCPQYLLLHTGDMTRLGGILRLNPPIREQRHHQPLWDALMDGTIDMIATDHAPHTPEEKTRESIWACDCGFPGVETQMSIMLTEVNRARASLMDYVKWSAAAPAKAWGLYGAKGVLAPGADADIAIVDMNAKGVLSQGKLQSISKISPWHGRPVMGHPLHTLVRGRFVMRDGKLVTEAAGWGRSIKTVQRMPTPRPRNTEHRITAVLATPEGAPRADVAKSTAGDLA; from the coding sequence ATGAGCCATGTGGACCTCGTCATCCGGGGCGGCAAGATCGTCTCGCCCGAACAGATCATCGACGCCTCGATCGCCATCGACGACGGCCGCATCGTCGCCATCGGCCACGACGACCTGATGCCCTCGGCCAAGGCGGAGCTGCGCGCCGACGGCCTGCACCTGCTGCCCGGCGCGATCGACAGCCATGTGCACTTCCGCGACCCGGGCTACCCGCACAAGGAGACCTGGAAGAGCGGCTCGGCCGCCGCGGCCTGCGGCGGTGTGACCACCGTGTTCGACATGCCCAACACCAAGCCGGCCACCGGCACGGTGGAGGCGCTGCAGATGAAGCTGCGCGCGGCCGAATCGTCGTACGTGGACTTCGGCATCCACGCGCTGCTGGGCGACGACACCATCGATTGCCTGGAGGACCTGCTCGACGCCGGCGCCACGAGCTTCAAGGCTTTCGTCGGCAACACCTTCGGCAACCTGCCTGCGCCCACCGACGGCGCGCTGCTCGAAGGCTTCGAGATCCTGGCGCCGCTGGGCATCCGCACCGTGGTGCATGCCGAGAACTCGTCGATCATGGCGCGCCGCCAGGCGAAGCTCGAAGCCGCTGGCCGGAATGACGCGTGGGCGCACCTCGCGTCGCGCCCGGCCGTCGCCGAGATCGAGGCCATCGGCCGGGTGCTGACGCTCGCCGAATGGACCGGCGCGCGTGTGCACATCGCCCACCACAGCGCGGCGGATTCGCTGTACGTGCTGCGTGATGCCAAGCGCCGCGGCGTCGACGTGACGGTGGAGACCTGCCCGCAGTACCTGCTGCTGCATACCGGCGACATGACGCGCCTGGGCGGCATCCTGCGCCTGAACCCGCCGATCCGCGAGCAGCGCCACCACCAGCCGCTTTGGGACGCGCTGATGGACGGCACCATCGACATGATCGCCACCGACCACGCGCCCCACACGCCGGAAGAGAAGACGCGCGAGAGCATCTGGGCCTGCGACTGCGGCTTCCCCGGCGTGGAGACGCAGATGTCGATCATGCTGACCGAGGTGAACCGCGCACGGGCCTCGCTGATGGACTACGTGAAGTGGAGCGCCGCGGCCCCCGCGAAGGCCTGGGGCCTGTACGGCGCCAAGGGCGTGCTCGCGCCCGGCGCCGATGCCGACATCGCCATCGTCGACATGAACGCGAAGGGCGTGCTGTCGCAGGGCAAGCTGCAGTCGATCAGCAAGATCTCGCCGTGGCACGGCCGCCCGGTGATGGGCCACCCGCTGCACACGCTGGTGCGCGGCCGCTTCGTGATGCGCGACGGCAAGCTCGTCACGGAGGCTGCCGGCTGGGGCAGGTCCATCAAGACCGTGCAGCGCATGCCGACGCCGCGCCCACGCAACACGGAGCACCGCATCACGGCAGTGCTGGCCACGCCCGAAGGTGCGCCGCGCGCCGACGTGGCGAAGTCGACGGCGGGAGACCTCGCATGA
- a CDS encoding DUF3830 family protein, with protein MTRLHITAAGHRFVAETHPDAPKTVAAFLKLLPYKQKLIHVRWSGEGCWIPMGDFELGVGYENHTSHPSVGDILFYPGGYSETEIILAYGSCSFSSKMGQLAGNHFLTIVEGKENLRALGVKTLWEGAQDVEFSL; from the coding sequence ATGACACGTCTCCACATCACCGCCGCCGGCCACCGCTTCGTCGCCGAGACCCACCCCGATGCGCCCAAGACCGTCGCCGCCTTCCTGAAGCTGCTGCCCTACAAACAGAAGCTGATCCACGTGCGCTGGAGCGGCGAGGGCTGCTGGATCCCGATGGGCGACTTCGAGCTCGGCGTGGGCTACGAGAACCACACCAGCCACCCCTCGGTGGGCGACATCCTGTTCTACCCGGGTGGCTACAGCGAGACCGAGATCATCCTGGCCTACGGCAGCTGCAGCTTCTCCAGCAAGATGGGGCAGCTCGCCGGCAACCACTTCCTCACCATCGTCGAGGGCAAGGAAAACCTGCGCGCGCTCGGCGTGAAGACGCTGTGGGAAGGCGCGCAGGACGTGGAGTTCTCTCTGTGA
- a CDS encoding ring-opening amidohydrolase, translating into MSHQTVGVFRVPCRGPGDLSAVQSLVDAGQLVPAEIVAVMGKTEGNGCVNDHTREYASMAWCHWLASQLGCSPAEAGQRVALVMSGGTEGVLSPHFTVFTRRWIAGPAPAGPKRLVIGTAQTRDFAPHELGRAAQVDATAEAVREAMREAGIVSIDDVHFVQVKCPLLTSTAVQRAVDAGREPVTRDTYESMGYSRGASALGIAVALREVPRDAVTDEVVLRDYSLYSGRASASAGIELDHNVVIVLGEAAGAGSPYRIAHAVMNDAIDGRAVQALLSGFGEPGRLVNLLAKAEASPDGRVRGERHTMLNDSDINATRHARAAVGGVLASLAGHTALYVSGGAEHQGPAGGGPVAAILHLGEPA; encoded by the coding sequence ATGAGTCATCAGACCGTCGGGGTGTTCCGGGTGCCGTGCCGTGGGCCGGGCGACCTGTCCGCGGTGCAGTCGCTGGTCGACGCGGGTCAGCTCGTGCCGGCCGAGATCGTCGCGGTGATGGGCAAGACCGAAGGCAACGGCTGCGTCAACGACCACACGCGTGAGTACGCGAGCATGGCGTGGTGCCACTGGCTGGCCAGTCAGCTCGGGTGTTCGCCGGCCGAGGCCGGCCAACGCGTGGCGCTGGTGATGTCGGGCGGCACTGAGGGCGTGCTGTCGCCACACTTCACTGTCTTCACACGCCGCTGGATCGCCGGCCCCGCGCCGGCCGGCCCCAAGCGGCTCGTGATCGGCACCGCGCAGACGCGCGACTTCGCCCCCCACGAGCTGGGCCGCGCCGCGCAGGTGGACGCCACGGCCGAGGCCGTGCGCGAGGCCATGCGCGAGGCCGGCATCGTGTCCATCGACGACGTGCACTTCGTGCAGGTCAAGTGCCCGCTGCTCACCTCCACCGCGGTGCAGCGCGCGGTCGACGCCGGCCGCGAGCCGGTCACGCGCGACACCTACGAGTCGATGGGCTACTCACGCGGCGCGTCGGCGCTGGGCATCGCGGTGGCACTGCGCGAGGTGCCGCGCGACGCCGTGACCGACGAGGTGGTGCTGCGCGACTACTCGCTGTACTCGGGCCGTGCATCGGCCTCGGCCGGCATCGAGCTCGACCACAACGTGGTGATCGTGCTGGGCGAAGCGGCGGGCGCCGGGTCGCCGTATCGCATCGCCCATGCGGTGATGAACGACGCGATCGACGGCCGGGCCGTGCAGGCGCTGCTCAGCGGCTTCGGCGAACCGGGCCGCCTGGTGAACCTGCTCGCCAAGGCCGAGGCGAGCCCCGATGGCCGCGTGCGCGGCGAGCGCCACACCATGCTCAACGACTCGGACATCAACGCCACGCGCCACGCCCGCGCGGCCGTGGGCGGCGTGCTGGCCTCGCTCGCTGGGCACACCGCGCTCTACGTGTCCGGCGGCGCCGAACACCAGGGCCCGGCCGGCGGCGGCCCGGTGGCCGCCATCCTTCACCTCGGAGAACCCGCATGA
- a CDS encoding amidohydrolase family protein, whose protein sequence is MKGRLLIEGGLVVADAASTPRHADVLIEDGLIAALTAPGASGVDAAVPRLDAADRIVMPGLVNGHTHAHGGLGRGAVEDVALEGFLAASPSINGQRGLDDLALSATLTGVELLRKGCTALFDMTTQFPFPTVDGLHAVAGAYARLGIRAVVSPMLADHTLYQAYPELLATLPDPLRAGAAALKAASPADNLAAVEAAARDWPFDPARVRLGIAPTIPLHCSDDFMRGCARLSHTFGLPMQTHLAESKMQAVFGEQRYGKSLVAHLADIGLLGPRLSTAHAIWIGDDDIERLAKAGVTAIHNPLSNLRLGSGIAPVRRMLQRGLRVGVGSDGANTSDTQNLFEATRLAAFLSRVMSPDESRWIDAAEALHMATVGSAHALGWGDRLGRIEAGREADLVLLDLSQPIYVPLRHVVRQMVHGENGAAVDRVLVGGEVVVAGGKVLTVDEAALRRQAQAAAERLDALNAEGRHLAQAMRPWVSSFCCGVGKSPFHLHGGRPG, encoded by the coding sequence GTGAAGGGACGCCTGCTCATCGAGGGCGGCCTCGTGGTGGCCGACGCGGCGAGCACGCCGCGCCATGCCGACGTCCTCATCGAAGACGGCCTCATCGCCGCCCTCACCGCCCCGGGCGCATCGGGTGTCGACGCGGCCGTGCCCCGGCTCGATGCCGCCGACCGCATCGTGATGCCCGGCCTCGTCAACGGCCACACGCACGCGCACGGCGGCCTCGGCCGCGGCGCGGTGGAGGATGTGGCGCTCGAAGGCTTCCTCGCCGCGTCGCCCTCCATCAACGGGCAGCGCGGCCTCGACGACCTCGCGCTGAGCGCCACGCTGACCGGCGTGGAGCTGCTGCGCAAGGGCTGCACCGCGCTCTTCGACATGACCACGCAGTTCCCATTCCCCACCGTGGACGGGCTGCACGCCGTGGCCGGCGCCTACGCACGCCTCGGCATCCGCGCGGTGGTGTCGCCGATGCTGGCCGACCACACGCTGTACCAGGCCTACCCCGAGCTGCTGGCCACGCTGCCCGACCCCTTGCGCGCCGGTGCCGCCGCACTCAAGGCCGCATCACCGGCCGACAACCTGGCCGCGGTGGAAGCCGCCGCGCGCGACTGGCCCTTCGACCCGGCCCGCGTGCGCCTGGGCATCGCGCCCACGATCCCGCTGCACTGCTCCGACGACTTCATGCGCGGCTGCGCACGCCTCTCGCACACCTTTGGCCTACCGATGCAGACGCACCTGGCCGAAAGCAAGATGCAGGCGGTGTTCGGCGAACAGCGCTACGGCAAGAGCCTCGTCGCCCACCTCGCCGACATCGGCCTGCTCGGCCCACGCCTGAGCACCGCCCACGCCATCTGGATCGGCGACGACGACATCGAGCGGCTCGCCAAGGCCGGCGTCACCGCCATCCACAACCCACTGAGCAACCTGCGCCTAGGCTCCGGCATCGCGCCGGTGCGGCGCATGCTCCAACGTGGGCTGCGCGTGGGCGTGGGCAGCGATGGCGCGAACACGTCGGACACGCAAAACCTCTTCGAGGCCACGCGCCTGGCGGCCTTCCTCTCGCGCGTGATGAGCCCCGACGAGAGCCGCTGGATCGACGCTGCCGAGGCCTTGCACATGGCGACCGTTGGCAGCGCCCATGCGCTCGGCTGGGGTGATCGCCTCGGCCGCATCGAAGCGGGCCGCGAGGCCGACCTGGTGCTGCTCGACCTGTCGCAACCCATCTACGTGCCGCTGCGCCACGTGGTGCGCCAGATGGTGCATGGGGAAAACGGCGCGGCGGTGGACCGCGTGCTCGTCGGCGGCGAGGTGGTCGTTGCCGGCGGCAAGGTGCTGACGGTCGACGAAGCGGCGCTGCGCCGGCAGGCCCAGGCCGCAGCCGAGCGGCTGGATGCGCTCAATGCAGAGGGGCGGCACCTGGCGCAGGCGATGCGGCCCTGGGTCAGCTCGTTCTGCTGTGGGGTCGGCAAGTCGCCGTTCCACCTACATGGCGGACGGCCGGGCTGA
- a CDS encoding ABC transporter ATP-binding protein — protein MSSPMIDLADVTVRYGAKGTLALSSTDLRIEQGEFVALVGPSGCGKSTILKLVAGLLQPSSGGLIVAGRESPAGAVRIGLAFQNPTMMPWLNIRDNVMMPLKIVEPFRQDYARKKRGEFAERAEALLAKVGLAGLGDKRPWELSGGMLQRASLCRALIHEPQLLLLDEPFGALDSFTREELWALTQQLWLDTKPTVLLVTHDLREAAYLATRICVMTSRPGRILEDRAVDFPRPRTLEMSYAPEFASLVQALRMRIAEARTAPVALVPTQPEKVAA, from the coding sequence ATGAGCTCACCCATGATCGACCTCGCCGACGTCACCGTGCGCTACGGCGCCAAGGGCACGCTGGCCCTCTCGTCGACCGACCTGCGCATCGAGCAGGGCGAGTTCGTGGCGCTCGTGGGGCCGAGCGGCTGCGGCAAGTCCACCATCCTGAAGCTCGTGGCCGGGCTGCTGCAGCCCAGTTCCGGCGGGCTGATCGTGGCGGGCCGCGAGAGCCCGGCCGGCGCGGTGCGCATCGGCCTGGCGTTCCAGAACCCGACGATGATGCCGTGGCTCAACATCCGCGACAACGTGATGATGCCGCTCAAGATCGTCGAGCCCTTCCGGCAGGACTACGCGCGCAAGAAGCGCGGCGAGTTTGCCGAGCGGGCCGAGGCGCTGCTCGCGAAGGTGGGCCTGGCCGGCCTGGGCGACAAGCGGCCGTGGGAGCTCTCGGGCGGCATGCTGCAGCGCGCCTCGCTGTGCCGCGCGCTGATCCACGAGCCGCAATTGCTGCTGCTCGACGAACCCTTCGGCGCGCTCGACTCCTTCACCCGCGAGGAGCTGTGGGCGCTGACGCAGCAACTCTGGCTCGACACGAAGCCCACCGTGCTGCTCGTGACGCACGACCTGCGCGAAGCGGCCTACCTCGCCACGCGCATCTGCGTGATGACCTCGCGCCCCGGCCGCATCCTCGAAGACCGTGCGGTCGACTTCCCCCGGCCGCGCACGCTGGAGATGAGCTACGCACCGGAGTTCGCATCGCTGGTGCAGGCGCTGCGCATGCGCATCGCCGAGGCGCGCACGGCGCCGGTGGCGCTCGTTCCCACCCAACCCGAGAAGGTGGCCGCATGA
- a CDS encoding TIGR00730 family Rossman fold protein has protein sequence MTPALKTVAVFCGSNFGASPAYAEAAAALGRTLAERGIGLVYGGTHKGLMGVVADSVLGAGGRVTGVINQRLFDRGHLHPKLTMHEVAATMRERKARMAELADAFIALPGGLGTLEELLEAATLTQLGDHVKACGVLNTRGFYEPLRALLATAAEEGFLKPEHRDMMVIDPDPAALLDALAAWQAPTVTKWIGQPGS, from the coding sequence ATGACCCCTGCCTTGAAGACCGTCGCCGTGTTCTGCGGCTCCAACTTCGGCGCCTCGCCCGCCTACGCCGAGGCCGCCGCCGCGCTCGGCCGCACGCTCGCCGAGCGGGGCATCGGCCTCGTCTACGGCGGCACCCACAAGGGCCTGATGGGTGTGGTGGCCGATTCCGTGCTCGGCGCGGGCGGCCGCGTCACCGGCGTGATCAACCAGCGCCTCTTCGACCGCGGCCACCTGCACCCGAAGCTCACCATGCACGAAGTGGCCGCCACCATGCGCGAGCGCAAGGCCCGCATGGCCGAGCTGGCCGACGCGTTCATCGCACTGCCCGGTGGCCTGGGCACGCTCGAAGAGCTGCTCGAGGCCGCCACGCTCACCCAGCTTGGCGACCACGTGAAGGCCTGCGGCGTGCTCAACACCCGCGGCTTCTACGAGCCGCTGCGCGCGCTGCTCGCCACCGCGGCCGAAGAAGGCTTCCTGAAGCCCGAGCACCGCGACATGATGGTGATCGACCCCGACCCCGCCGCCTTGCTCGACGCGCTCGCCGCCTGGCAGGCGCCCACTGTCACCAAGTGGATCGGGCAACCCGGTTCCTGA
- a CDS encoding ABC transporter substrate-binding protein — MKPVRWLTALATAAAMLPAIAFADTPIKVVLNWKYQGPQAWFFVAQDKGYFKAEGLDVTIDQGEGSAASITKVAAGAYQAGFGDINAVIDLAAKRPADAPVAVYMLYNSPPFTIVVKKDSPIRTPKDLEGKTLGAPANDGALKLFPAFAKAAKVDPTKVSISNMAPNLREQMLMRGQVDGIFGYINTIAFSARLVGLDPEKDLRFINYGDNGLDLYSNAVVFSRAFVKENPKAVAGFVKALNRAINDSLANPEMAMDAVMKREPLLKRDIERDRLAATLKDEMSHPEIARIGLGDIDPARLTRSIGIVVEANQLARTPTAAEIFDRSFLPARAERASKL; from the coding sequence ATGAAACCTGTCCGCTGGCTGACCGCCCTTGCCACCGCCGCCGCGATGCTGCCCGCCATCGCCTTCGCCGACACGCCCATCAAGGTCGTGCTGAACTGGAAGTACCAGGGCCCGCAGGCCTGGTTCTTCGTCGCGCAGGACAAGGGCTACTTCAAGGCCGAGGGCCTCGACGTGACCATCGACCAGGGCGAGGGCTCGGCCGCGTCGATCACCAAGGTGGCCGCCGGCGCTTACCAGGCCGGCTTCGGCGACATCAACGCGGTGATCGACCTCGCGGCCAAGCGCCCGGCCGACGCACCGGTGGCCGTCTACATGCTCTACAACTCGCCGCCCTTCACCATCGTCGTGAAGAAGGACAGCCCGATCCGCACCCCGAAGGACCTGGAAGGCAAGACACTCGGCGCCCCCGCCAACGACGGCGCGCTCAAGCTCTTCCCCGCCTTCGCGAAGGCCGCGAAGGTCGACCCGACCAAGGTCTCGATCAGCAACATGGCGCCCAACCTGCGCGAGCAGATGCTGATGCGCGGCCAGGTCGACGGCATCTTCGGCTACATCAACACCATCGCCTTCAGCGCACGCCTCGTGGGCCTGGACCCCGAGAAGGACCTGCGCTTCATCAACTACGGCGACAACGGCCTCGACCTGTATTCCAACGCCGTGGTGTTCTCGCGCGCCTTCGTGAAGGAGAACCCCAAGGCCGTCGCCGGCTTCGTGAAGGCGCTGAACCGCGCGATCAACGACTCGCTCGCCAACCCCGAGATGGCGATGGACGCGGTGATGAAGCGCGAGCCGCTGCTCAAGCGCGACATCGAGCGCGACCGCCTCGCCGCCACGCTGAAAGACGAGATGAGCCACCCCGAGATCGCGCGCATCGGCCTCGGCGACATCGACCCCGCCCGCCTGACCCGCTCGATCGGCATCGTGGTCGAAGCCAACCAGCTCGCCCGCACGCCGACCGCCGCCGAGATCTTCGACCGCAGCTTCCTGCCGGCCCGCGCCGAGCGCGCCAGCAAGCTCTGA
- a CDS encoding ABC transporter permease, translated as MNPQLRQRLLSASALVGFFVLWEVLCAASGVSDLILPRPTQIAHVLYEKLPLLWPHAVQTLHTTLAGFGLGVVIGILLGLLIGSSRTAYDVAYPLLVGFSSIPKVAVVPIFVVWFGSGTVPAILTSMVISIFPVVVNVATGLANTEPELEDVLKVLGAKKRDILWNVSLPRALPYLFASLKIAITLAFVGTVLAETVASNKGIGNLMMIASGNFDVPMVFAGLVILAVLGVILYAISSWVELRMTGWAQRKNELAMG; from the coding sequence ATGAACCCGCAGCTTCGCCAGCGCCTGCTGTCCGCTTCCGCCCTCGTGGGCTTCTTCGTGCTGTGGGAGGTGCTGTGCGCGGCGAGCGGCGTGTCCGACCTGATCCTGCCACGCCCCACGCAGATCGCTCACGTGCTCTACGAGAAGCTGCCGCTGCTGTGGCCGCACGCGGTGCAGACGCTCCACACCACGCTCGCGGGCTTTGGCCTCGGCGTCGTCATCGGCATCCTGCTCGGGCTGCTGATCGGCTCGTCGCGCACCGCGTACGACGTGGCCTACCCGCTGCTCGTCGGCTTCTCCAGCATCCCGAAGGTGGCGGTGGTTCCGATCTTCGTGGTGTGGTTCGGCTCGGGCACGGTGCCGGCCATCCTCACCTCGATGGTCATCAGCATCTTCCCCGTGGTGGTGAACGTGGCCACCGGCCTCGCCAACACCGAGCCCGAGCTGGAAGACGTGCTGAAGGTGCTGGGCGCGAAGAAGCGCGACATCCTGTGGAACGTGTCGCTGCCGCGTGCGCTGCCCTACCTCTTCGCCTCGCTGAAGATCGCGATCACGCTCGCCTTCGTGGGCACGGTGCTCGCCGAGACGGTGGCCTCGAACAAGGGCATCGGCAACCTGATGATGATCGCGAGCGGCAATTTCGACGTGCCGATGGTGTTCGCCGGCCTCGTGATCCTCGCGGTGCTGGGCGTCATCCTGTACGCCATCTCCTCCTGGGTGGAGCTGCGCATGACCGGCTGGGCGCAGCGCAAGAACGAGCTCGCGATGGGATGA